GGATGCCTATGGAGCTGCGCGTACCGACCGGCAAACCCATCAGCCGGGTGAAATGTGTGGTGGATACCTGCCGCTTTAACGAGGCCGGCAAGTATTGTGTCGCCAGCGGGATCGAAATCCAAGCGCCTAATGCTAAGAATTCCCAGGAAACCGATTGCGCCACTTTTACCCCGGTGGGTGGTGATTAAAAGAGCAACCGGCCTCGATGGTTCTGTCGCCGAGAACATCGGGCCGG
The genomic region above belongs to Clostridia bacterium and contains:
- a CDS encoding DUF1540 domain-containing protein is translated as MPMELRVPTGKPISRVKCVVDTCRFNEAGKYCVASGIEIQAPNAKNSQETDCATFTPVGGD